A genomic segment from Pseudoduganella chitinolytica encodes:
- a CDS encoding protein kinase domain-containing protein: MPASDTVITLDRGPYRMRSQIGRSVYGTVWRAVAPDGRDVAVKLVNEERMAQAEPGLRERWVACACNEIAFLRTLAPWDNRHLVRLVDSGWHAGLPVLVLELLPTDLARHLAQCRAAGAPPSFAQALDWAGQLNQALGKVHQYGWRYLDLKPANILLDPATGTLRLADFGTNRRLTATEAHSYAGTAQWQAPEQFIPAPDGGYATSHRSDYFALGALLYFIVTGVPLHWSSACGQAYREHLADGARHLLAAHGGAVPALPTLGEVQRFAAAVPAGSRDAALALLRALLAAEPSARPPHAVAISRLLAAAGSGLALTHVERTCALTEAA, encoded by the coding sequence ATGCCAGCCAGCGACACCGTCATCACCCTCGACCGCGGGCCCTACCGCATGCGGTCACAGATCGGCCGTTCCGTCTACGGCACCGTGTGGCGTGCCGTCGCGCCGGATGGCCGCGACGTGGCCGTCAAGCTTGTCAACGAAGAGCGCATGGCCCAGGCCGAGCCGGGCCTGCGCGAGCGCTGGGTCGCCTGCGCCTGTAACGAGATCGCCTTCCTGCGCACGCTGGCGCCGTGGGACAACCGCCATCTGGTGCGCCTCGTCGACAGCGGCTGGCACGCCGGCCTGCCCGTGCTGGTACTGGAACTTCTGCCCACCGACCTGGCGCGCCACCTGGCCCAATGCCGCGCTGCCGGCGCGCCGCCGTCGTTCGCCCAGGCGCTGGACTGGGCCGGCCAGTTGAACCAGGCCCTGGGCAAGGTGCACCAGTATGGCTGGCGCTACCTGGACCTGAAACCGGCCAATATCCTGCTCGATCCCGCCACCGGCACGTTGCGCCTGGCGGACTTCGGCACCAACCGCCGGCTGACCGCCACCGAGGCGCACAGCTATGCCGGCACCGCACAGTGGCAGGCGCCCGAGCAGTTCATTCCCGCGCCGGACGGCGGCTACGCCACCAGTCACCGCAGCGATTATTTCGCGCTGGGCGCGCTGCTGTACTTCATCGTGACCGGGGTGCCCCTGCACTGGAGCAGCGCATGCGGCCAGGCCTACCGCGAGCACCTGGCCGACGGCGCGCGGCACCTGCTGGCCGCGCACGGCGGCGCGGTGCCTGCCCTGCCGACCCTCGGCGAGGTGCAGCGCTTCGCTGCCGCCGTACCGGCCGGATCGCGCGATGCCGCGCTGGCCTTGTTGCGGGCACTGCTTGCCGCCGAGCCCTCGGCACGGCCGCCCCATGCCGTCGCCATCAGCCGGTTGCTCGCGGCTGCGGGCTCTGGCCTGGCCCTCACGCACGTCGAACGCACCTGCGCGCTGACGGAGGCCGCATGA
- a CDS encoding FtsW/RodA/SpoVE family cell cycle protein, whose protein sequence is MSRARTVVVALVALLLALQLLAIARAPQAWQPATIAIRLAPGASVTLGRAELAAVGAQARHLQLARDGAGRWSIRMLPDVRPPVVDDVRMGSVSVAGLRSIQVGATVLQVTSANARAIAFSDGTRAWRYDGATLYRDGAALPACPDAPMARRMIALWNRVAPAALTAARPLQFGGNLYCDNWLGLADIAAGSAMLARTDGTLRLAGDGVTPVLADGADLRTQALPLAGAKGLTVGATRYRLHAAGDVLTLTPHRRVALFSVAEAALPDQVTWQWQRRAPWQGSTLAWAGALAWAGALAAAAALLAPWLLPSPLPARGNILRPTRKAPPGPAHWLAAALLLAAGMVSLVLQRQGQPPAVLCSWLLAAAALGAWLLAPGRLGLAGHGALLLFGCGLLAQLDMGLGAPDTGWLRYYHKTAALLALGSAAALAWRLWCSHGRPLAQRHVEFLLGVLAAGALLLLAAQVLWGDETGVFDLQPVELAKLVLAGLTAHCLALRLGWSDHGAARPGLGARWLRLLAPALLFLALLGVALVQVDDYSPLILLLLWAGAVALAYALAAGRRWSAALLAMLALAGSAAVPALHAAGTDGLPASFYGDRFQVWLAPALHPHTGQQLLQGGSAIAQGGWLGTDGMLGLTTLGTGAGAVLALPAVQDDFAPSLFLHRHGLLAGLLLWCVQAAVLAGLLGAAVQSARAATRARGFRTAWRARLRAFVLCGGGAFLAGHLLLSWGTNLAIVPVMGQPMSFLSAGGSHLLFFLLPLLGIHAAQPTPPQE, encoded by the coding sequence ATGAGCCGTGCGCGAACCGTCGTCGTCGCGCTGGTCGCCCTGCTGCTGGCATTGCAACTGCTGGCCATCGCGCGTGCGCCGCAGGCATGGCAGCCGGCCACCATCGCCATTCGCCTGGCCCCAGGCGCCAGCGTCACGCTCGGTCGCGCCGAACTGGCCGCGGTAGGCGCCCAGGCGCGCCACCTGCAACTGGCGCGCGATGGCGCCGGCCGCTGGTCGATCCGCATGCTGCCGGATGTGCGCCCGCCGGTCGTCGATGACGTGCGCATGGGCAGCGTGAGTGTCGCTGGACTTCGCTCCATCCAGGTCGGCGCCACCGTGCTGCAAGTGACGAGCGCAAATGCACGCGCCATTGCGTTCAGCGACGGTACGCGGGCCTGGCGCTACGACGGCGCCACCCTGTACCGCGACGGCGCCGCGCTGCCGGCCTGCCCGGATGCGCCCATGGCGCGCCGCATGATCGCCCTGTGGAACCGCGTGGCCCCGGCCGCGCTGACGGCGGCGCGGCCGCTGCAGTTCGGCGGCAACCTGTATTGCGACAATTGGCTCGGCTTGGCCGATATCGCCGCCGGCAGCGCCATGCTGGCGAGGACGGACGGTACGTTGCGCCTGGCGGGCGATGGCGTCACGCCGGTGCTGGCCGACGGCGCCGACCTGCGCACGCAGGCGTTGCCACTGGCCGGCGCGAAAGGCCTGACGGTCGGCGCCACCCGCTACCGGCTGCATGCCGCGGGCGACGTGCTGACGCTAACGCCCCATCGGCGTGTAGCGCTGTTTTCCGTCGCGGAAGCGGCGCTGCCCGACCAGGTGACTTGGCAATGGCAACGGCGCGCCCCATGGCAGGGCAGCACGCTGGCGTGGGCCGGCGCGCTGGCGTGGGCCGGCGCGCTGGCGGCGGCGGCGGCCCTGCTGGCGCCGTGGCTGCTGCCGTCGCCCCTTCCTGCACGCGGCAATATCCTGCGCCCCACGCGCAAGGCACCGCCCGGCCCCGCCCATTGGCTCGCCGCGGCATTGCTGCTGGCGGCCGGCATGGTGTCGCTGGTGCTGCAACGCCAGGGCCAGCCGCCCGCCGTGCTCTGCTCATGGTTGCTGGCCGCTGCCGCGCTGGGCGCCTGGCTGCTCGCGCCCGGCCGCCTCGGCCTTGCCGGGCACGGCGCCCTGCTGCTGTTCGGCTGCGGCCTGCTGGCGCAGCTGGACATGGGCCTGGGCGCCCCCGACACCGGCTGGCTGCGCTACTACCACAAGACGGCCGCGCTGCTGGCGCTCGGCTCGGCCGCCGCGCTGGCGTGGCGGCTGTGGTGTAGCCACGGTCGCCCCCTGGCGCAACGCCACGTGGAGTTCCTGCTGGGCGTGCTGGCCGCCGGCGCCCTGCTGCTGCTGGCCGCGCAGGTGCTGTGGGGCGACGAGACCGGCGTGTTCGACCTGCAGCCGGTGGAACTGGCCAAACTCGTGCTGGCGGGCCTGACGGCGCATTGCCTGGCGCTGCGCCTGGGCTGGAGCGACCACGGTGCCGCCCGTCCCGGCCTCGGCGCGCGCTGGCTGCGGCTGCTGGCGCCGGCGCTGCTGTTCCTGGCCCTGCTGGGCGTGGCGCTGGTCCAGGTCGACGACTACTCGCCCCTGATCCTGCTGCTGCTGTGGGCTGGCGCCGTGGCGCTGGCCTATGCCCTGGCGGCCGGTCGGCGCTGGAGCGCCGCGCTGCTGGCGATGCTCGCGCTGGCCGGCAGCGCCGCCGTCCCCGCCCTGCACGCGGCCGGCACCGATGGCCTGCCCGCCTCGTTCTACGGCGACCGCTTCCAGGTCTGGCTGGCGCCCGCGCTCCATCCGCACACGGGCCAGCAACTGCTGCAGGGCGGCAGCGCCATCGCGCAAGGCGGCTGGCTGGGCACGGACGGCATGCTGGGCCTGACGACGCTCGGCACGGGCGCGGGCGCCGTGCTGGCCCTGCCCGCCGTGCAGGACGATTTCGCACCGTCGCTGTTCCTGCACCGGCATGGCCTGCTGGCGGGGCTGCTGCTGTGGTGCGTCCAGGCGGCCGTGCTGGCCGGCCTGCTTGGTGCGGCCGTGCAGTCGGCCCGCGCGGCCACCCGCGCGCGTGGCTTTCGCACTGCCTGGCGCGCCCGCCTGCGCGCCTTCGTCCTGTGCGGCGGCGGCGCCTTTCTGGCCGGCCACCTGCTGCTGTCATGGGGCACCAATCTCGCCATCGTCCCGGTGATGGGCCAGCCGATGAGTTTCCTGTCGGCCGGCGGCAGCCACCTGCTGTTTTTCCTCCTCCCCCTGCTAGGCATCCATGCCGCGCAACCGACCCCACCACAGGAGTGA
- a CDS encoding SH3 domain-containing protein, whose amino-acid sequence MTLAEALHAGHGAPAYLLALALTLALAAGLTPRHWWRRPTARGAVVLGGGTWLFGALLLAALPLQFVVAAPAAVVAPPRPLAAGQPYRVHRDLNVRAQAGVGAARVTVIPAGAIVTPTGEQAGDWWRIRYGAAPQRLGWASSLWLRQAVEP is encoded by the coding sequence ATGACGCTAGCCGAAGCATTGCATGCCGGCCATGGCGCGCCGGCCTACCTGCTGGCCCTTGCGCTGACCCTGGCGCTGGCGGCCGGCCTGACCCCGCGCCACTGGTGGCGCCGGCCCACCGCTCGCGGCGCCGTCGTGCTGGGCGGCGGCACGTGGCTGTTCGGCGCGCTGCTGCTGGCCGCGTTGCCGCTGCAGTTCGTTGTCGCTGCGCCTGCCGCCGTGGTGGCGCCGCCACGTCCGTTAGCGGCGGGACAACCTTATCGCGTCCATCGCGACCTCAACGTGCGCGCACAGGCGGGCGTGGGCGCGGCGCGCGTGACGGTGATCCCGGCCGGCGCCATCGTCACGCCCACGGGCGAGCAGGCGGGCGACTGGTGGCGCATCCGCTATGGCGCGGCGCCGCAGCGGCTGGGCTGGGCCAGCAGCCTTTGGTTACGCCAGGCCGTGGAGCCGTGA
- a CDS encoding FHA domain-containing protein has protein sequence MNKCRNTDHPHCTFWVAPGQHVCEGGHAQDAAAQPADAIGQTVGQTMGQSYGLLSAVRNARAPQASVVAPTQPQEAEPSYERLAAPIRVRPQLRISGFDPRAAGGRQTLKMELRGMPGDCAPRLALQLTSELIPNGASRQQFVRSVDGDWCPVFVEFSSRDREHGQYQITTQILSQQPGQPARKWECTFVILVPRLDASLTEIHRIFLSTHKNVRVMADDASIARVSGQGGDSMDIDVTARNAGIAHVDLSAPAGKVDLGFSTIAWDEDLIEIDMPRTSPAHPHPSRAASFVNAAPEAGAQRHVRLFALDECVFGRFELVDPEAHALLHHYTPDGIDTAGLTRRLSGRHAVIRRGTQGFEIEDVSRYGILLDGVWPGKHKPVALRLGMRIELSASIKGIAVLEVTGLLPHGVILHRIDDGARAECFVVLAPETHPGYPMRRAQTAPAAAALPLLFHLDGGFWHLDAVTGKETALAPTVQADKLSRVAPHTRFASDVYPESWIIRTTGVAYETETAATEATHA, from the coding sequence ATGAACAAATGCCGTAACACCGATCACCCGCACTGCACCTTCTGGGTTGCGCCGGGCCAGCACGTCTGCGAAGGCGGCCACGCGCAGGACGCGGCGGCCCAGCCCGCGGATGCGATCGGGCAAACGGTGGGGCAGACGATGGGGCAAAGCTACGGCCTGCTGAGCGCCGTGCGCAATGCGCGCGCGCCGCAAGCGAGCGTGGTCGCGCCAACCCAGCCGCAGGAAGCGGAACCGTCGTACGAACGCCTGGCCGCGCCGATCCGCGTGCGCCCGCAACTGCGCATCAGCGGCTTCGACCCGCGCGCCGCCGGGGGCCGCCAGACCCTCAAGATGGAACTGCGCGGCATGCCGGGCGACTGCGCGCCGCGGCTGGCGCTGCAACTGACGTCCGAGCTGATTCCGAACGGCGCATCGCGCCAGCAGTTCGTCCGCTCCGTGGACGGCGACTGGTGCCCCGTGTTCGTCGAATTCTCGTCGCGCGACCGCGAGCACGGCCAGTACCAGATCACCACGCAGATTCTCTCCCAGCAGCCCGGCCAGCCGGCCCGCAAATGGGAATGCACGTTCGTCATCCTGGTGCCGCGCCTGGACGCGAGCCTGACGGAAATCCACCGCATCTTCCTGTCCACCCACAAGAACGTGCGCGTGATGGCGGACGACGCGTCGATCGCGCGCGTGTCGGGCCAGGGCGGCGACAGCATGGACATCGACGTCACGGCGCGCAACGCCGGCATCGCCCACGTGGACCTGTCGGCACCGGCCGGCAAGGTGGACCTGGGCTTCTCGACCATCGCGTGGGACGAGGACCTGATCGAGATCGACATGCCGCGGACCAGCCCCGCGCACCCGCACCCGAGCCGCGCGGCCAGCTTCGTCAACGCGGCGCCGGAAGCGGGCGCGCAACGCCACGTGCGCCTGTTCGCGCTGGACGAATGCGTGTTCGGCCGCTTCGAGCTGGTCGATCCGGAAGCGCACGCGCTGCTGCACCACTACACGCCGGACGGCATCGACACGGCCGGCCTGACGCGCCGCCTGTCCGGCCGCCACGCCGTGATCCGCCGCGGTACGCAAGGCTTCGAGATCGAGGACGTGTCGCGCTACGGCATCCTGCTCGATGGCGTCTGGCCCGGCAAGCACAAGCCGGTGGCGCTGCGCCTGGGCATGCGCATCGAGCTGTCCGCCAGCATCAAGGGCATCGCCGTGCTGGAAGTGACGGGCCTGCTGCCGCATGGCGTGATCCTGCACCGCATCGACGACGGCGCCCGCGCCGAATGTTTCGTCGTGCTGGCACCGGAAACGCATCCGGGCTACCCCATGCGCCGCGCGCAGACAGCGCCCGCCGCCGCCGCACTGCCCCTGCTGTTCCACCTGGACGGCGGCTTCTGGCACCTGGACGCCGTGACCGGCAAGGAAACGGCGCTGGCCCCGACGGTGCAGGCGGACAAGCTGTCGCGCGTGGCACCGCACACGCGCTTTGCCAGCGACGTGTATCCGGAGAGCTGGATCATCCGCACCACCGGTGTCGCGTACGAGACCGAGACGGCGGCTACCGAAGCCACCCACGCTTGA
- a CDS encoding pirin family protein: MSVAQLLKGHDKDLGGGFVVRRYLPAAVKQAVGPFIFFDHFGPIDVAPDADHDVRPHPHIGLATVTYLFEGAMDHRDSIGTFQRIEPGAINWMTAGRGIVHSERTPQDLVGHPHRTHGLQLWAALPQANEEDAPAFSHTPAEAIPELTVDGATVRVLVGQAFGLVSPVPTFMETLYLDVQLPAGQALVLADLPAEAALYPVTGSLLLDDAPLAPNLMALLDTATPQKVGADSDARFVVIGGAPLDGRRFMFWNFVSSSKERLLRAAEDWDAQRFEKVPGETEFIPLPKKPAGGTYL, encoded by the coding sequence ATGAGCGTCGCCCAACTGCTGAAGGGCCACGACAAGGACCTGGGCGGCGGCTTCGTCGTGCGCCGCTACCTGCCCGCCGCGGTCAAGCAGGCCGTGGGGCCGTTCATCTTCTTCGACCACTTCGGTCCGATCGACGTGGCGCCCGACGCCGACCATGACGTGCGTCCGCACCCGCACATCGGCCTGGCCACCGTGACGTACCTGTTCGAAGGTGCGATGGACCATCGCGACAGCATCGGCACGTTCCAGCGCATCGAGCCGGGCGCCATCAACTGGATGACGGCGGGGCGCGGCATCGTCCATTCGGAGCGCACGCCGCAGGACCTTGTCGGACATCCGCACCGCACCCACGGCCTGCAGCTGTGGGCCGCGCTGCCGCAGGCGAACGAGGAGGACGCGCCCGCGTTCTCGCATACTCCGGCCGAGGCGATTCCCGAACTGACGGTGGACGGTGCCACGGTGCGCGTGCTGGTCGGGCAAGCGTTCGGCTTGGTGTCGCCCGTGCCCACGTTCATGGAGACCCTGTACCTGGACGTGCAACTGCCGGCCGGGCAGGCGCTGGTGCTCGCCGACCTGCCGGCCGAGGCGGCGCTCTATCCGGTAACGGGCAGCCTGCTGCTGGACGACGCGCCGCTGGCGCCGAACCTGATGGCGCTGCTGGACACGGCAACGCCGCAGAAAGTGGGCGCCGACAGCGATGCGCGTTTCGTCGTCATCGGTGGCGCACCGCTGGACGGGCGCCGCTTCATGTTCTGGAATTTTGTCTCGTCGTCGAAGGAGCGCTTGCTGCGCGCGGCCGAGGACTGGGATGCGCAGCGTTTCGAGAAGGTGCCGGGGGAGACGGAGTTCATTCCGTTGCCGAAGAAGCCGGCGGGCGGGACTTACCTGTAG
- a CDS encoding OsmC family protein, with the protein MSTPITVIRDQSQPMRHIVHVRNHIVSTDVSVEEGGIDAGPSPHDLYDAALSACKALTVLWYAKRKNIPVEDVRVVTERDASEERKGVYRLAATLHLTGDLSPAQREELLGVAQKCPVHKLMSSVTTEVATHLAGAPA; encoded by the coding sequence ATGTCGACACCCATCACCGTCATCCGCGACCAGTCGCAGCCCATGCGCCACATCGTCCATGTGCGCAACCACATCGTCTCCACCGACGTCTCCGTCGAAGAGGGCGGCATCGATGCCGGGCCGTCGCCGCATGACCTGTACGATGCGGCGCTGTCGGCCTGCAAGGCGTTGACGGTGCTGTGGTATGCCAAGCGCAAGAACATCCCGGTGGAGGACGTGCGCGTGGTCACCGAGCGCGATGCCAGCGAGGAGCGCAAGGGGGTGTACCGGCTGGCCGCCACCTTGCACCTGACGGGCGACCTGTCGCCGGCGCAGCGCGAGGAGCTGCTGGGCGTGGCGCAGAAATGCCCCGTGCACAAGCTGATGTCGAGCGTGACCACCGAAGTCGCCACGCACCTGGCGGGAGCGCCGGCATGA
- a CDS encoding SMR family transporter: MKNWLFLAIAIVAETIATSALKASDGFSRLWPSVAVVVGYGVAFYCLSLTLRSIPVGIAYAVWSGVGIMLISLVGWLVYGQKLDAPALVGMGLIVAGVVVMNVFSKSAAH, translated from the coding sequence ATGAAGAACTGGCTGTTCCTGGCCATCGCCATCGTTGCCGAAACCATCGCCACCTCCGCCCTGAAAGCCAGCGATGGCTTTTCGCGCCTGTGGCCGTCCGTCGCGGTCGTCGTCGGCTATGGCGTGGCGTTCTATTGCCTGTCGCTGACCTTGCGCTCGATCCCGGTCGGTATCGCCTATGCCGTGTGGTCCGGCGTGGGAATCATGCTGATCTCGCTGGTGGGCTGGCTTGTCTACGGACAGAAGCTGGATGCGCCCGCGCTGGTCGGGATGGGGTTGATCGTGGCCGGGGTCGTGGTGATGAACGTGTTCTCGAAGTCCGCGGCGCATTGA
- a CDS encoding IS4 family transposase produces MITDAGFRGTWFQMLGELGYDWIGRIRNLDTVRVEGTTKWQPCKELYLHATKVPRDLGRFEHTQSRLVKCRLTLVKKSPQGRKKLTVFGNDAGSHHSNKQRKGQSEPWLLSVSPGLSRLRAKQIVALYSCRMQIEQTFRDLKNPRWGMGIRHSQTRQPKRLAALLLIGTLLSFALWIIGIVAQSRGYRMRYGSKPKSAKTVSIVSLARQWLADVRYRRLTHSQLHEAMQELASLVLIY; encoded by the coding sequence ATCATCACCGACGCGGGCTTTCGGGGGACTTGGTTCCAGATGCTCGGCGAGCTCGGCTACGATTGGATCGGTAGAATTCGTAATCTCGACACCGTTCGCGTAGAAGGCACCACGAAGTGGCAGCCTTGCAAAGAGCTTTACCTCCACGCCACTAAGGTCCCACGCGATTTGGGACGGTTCGAACATACCCAATCGCGCTTGGTGAAATGCCGTCTGACTTTGGTGAAGAAGTCGCCCCAAGGGCGAAAGAAATTGACCGTCTTCGGCAATGACGCCGGCAGCCATCACAGCAACAAACAGCGTAAGGGACAATCCGAACCCTGGCTGTTGTCCGTCTCACCAGGACTATCGAGGCTGCGTGCAAAACAGATCGTCGCCTTATACAGCTGTCGCATGCAAATCGAACAGACTTTCCGCGACCTCAAAAACCCGCGGTGGGGGATGGGAATTCGCCACAGTCAAACACGCCAACCCAAGCGTCTCGCCGCACTACTTCTTATCGGCACCTTGCTCAGCTTCGCCCTATGGATCATCGGCATCGTTGCGCAAAGTCGGGGCTATCGTATGCGCTACGGCAGCAAACCCAAATCCGCGAAAACTGTGTCGATCGTTTCCTTAGCTCGCCAATGGCTCGCCGACGTCAGGTATCGAAGGCTGACGCACAGCCAGCTCCACGAAGCTATGCAGGAGCTGGCCAGTCTAGTGCTCATCTATTAA
- a CDS encoding IS3 family transposase (programmed frameshift) — translation MARSKSYTPELREEAVKLVLTQGLTLEDAALRLMIPKGTLANWVAAARGGTSSKVAPGSRSVPELEAEVTKLRKELAEARMERDIGKKGGSVLCAGVAAKYAVMKTLRLEYSLSALCRVFDVSRSGFYAWTHGQPSKRAQEDARLKVAIEAVHTQSRQTYGPLRMQPELAAQGFPAGRDRIVRLRRELALRCKQKRKFKATTNSNHELPVAENLLNQTFAPTRPNEAWVTDITYVATGEGWLYLAGIKDVFTCELVGYSMGARMTQTLTAQALWKAVRNKRPAPGLIHHSDRGSQYCAHDYQKLVKQFGMQPSMSRRGNCYDNAPMESFWGSLKNELVHHQRYATRADAKAAIQEYIESFYNRQRRHSRLGNVAPALFAEEFSKRLQAV, via the exons ATGGCACGCTCAAAATCATACACCCCGGAGCTTCGTGAAGAAGCGGTAAAACTGGTCCTGACACAGGGTCTGACGCTGGAGGACGCGGCGTTACGGCTCATGATTCCCAAGGGAACCTTGGCCAATTGGGTAGCTGCAGCGAGGGGTGGCACCTCATCCAAAGTGGCTCCCGGCAGCCGCTCCGTGCCCGAACTTGAGGCCGAAGTTACCAAGCTGCGCAAGGAGCTTGCTGAGGCCCGCATGGAGCGCGATATCG GTAAAAAAGGCGGCAGCGTACTTTGCGCGGGAGTCGCTGCCAAGTACGCGGTCATGAAGACATTGCGACTCGAATATTCACTAAGCGCGCTCTGCCGCGTCTTCGACGTGTCGCGCAGCGGGTTCTATGCTTGGACTCACGGGCAGCCGTCGAAACGTGCGCAGGAGGACGCGCGCCTGAAGGTCGCCATCGAGGCGGTTCATACGCAGAGCCGGCAGACATATGGGCCACTTCGGATGCAGCCGGAACTGGCCGCACAAGGCTTTCCTGCTGGCCGTGACCGCATCGTCCGGCTACGACGTGAGCTTGCCCTGCGCTGTAAGCAGAAGCGAAAATTCAAGGCCACCACCAACTCGAACCATGAGCTGCCGGTGGCCGAGAATCTGTTGAATCAGACCTTCGCACCAACCCGCCCGAACGAAGCCTGGGTAACCGACATCACGTATGTCGCCACAGGCGAAGGCTGGCTCTACCTGGCCGGCATCAAAGACGTCTTTACATGCGAACTGGTGGGCTATTCGATGGGTGCGCGCATGACGCAAACGCTGACCGCACAGGCCCTTTGGAAAGCCGTGCGCAACAAGCGCCCGGCGCCGGGATTGATTCACCACTCCGACCGTGGGAGCCAGTATTGCGCTCACGACTATCAAAAGCTCGTCAAGCAGTTTGGCATGCAACCGTCCATGTCGCGCAGGGGGAACTGCTACGACAACGCGCCTATGGAAAGCTTCTGGGGCAGTCTGAAAAATGAGCTGGTGCACCATCAACGATATGCAACCCGCGCCGATGCGAAGGCCGCGATACAGGAGTACATCGAAAGCTTTTATAACCGCCAGCGACGCCACTCGCGTCTTGGCAATGTAGCGCCAGCGTTGTTTGCCGAGGAATTCAGCAAACGGCTGCAGGCGGTTTGA